Proteins encoded by one window of Gouania willdenowi chromosome 4, fGouWil2.1, whole genome shotgun sequence:
- the LOC114462444 gene encoding homeodomain-interacting protein kinase 2-like: MAAAAHPLMVGHALHSPSTRYTILEFIGEGSFGKVAKCRAHNSSKLVAVKILKKEYFQDVEDELSVLKTISSLNADHFNLVTFYEQFEYLGYKCLVFELLDVDLLHLVRSLNVNHIRPIAKQLMVALQGLKAVRVMHTDIKPDNIMMVNIDESPFSVKLIDFGMASPISAAMPGLRHQPIGYRAPEVCLGLPYSGAIDMWGVGCTLAFLFLNDNLFPVHCEYLMMQSMVEMLGMPSKYQLHFGLYSKRFFCHEVDELGTRWRLLTPEEYTSRNRRQAEEWPEYRPHLSSLDDLLYMSELGDNETVEDRKAFIEFLKELLNLDGEERISPIDALQHPYITGSYLSQEPDNREHQTEAQVIEEHSPEDWDAEYPLNNENGNCGRIVVQLPEDWDAEYPLFNEHNKCGLIVAY, encoded by the exons ATGGCTGCTgcag CACATCCTCTAATGGTAGGGCATGCCCTCCACAGCCCCTCCACTCGATACACAATCCTAGAGTTTATCGGAGAAGGTAGCTTTGGGAAAGTTGCCAAGTGTCGTGCTCACAACAGCAGCAAATTGGTGGCAGTAAAAATCCTAAAGAAGGAGTATTTTCAAGATGTGGAGGACGAA CTGTCAGTGTTGAAGACCATCAGCTCTCTGAATGCTGACCACTTCAATCTGGTCACATTCTATGAGCAGTTTGAATACCTGGGCTATAAGTGCCTCGTCTTTGAGCTGTTGGACGTGGATTTGCTCCACCTGGTTCGTTCACTGAACGTCAACCACATCCGTCCTATTGCAAAGCAG CTGATGGTGGCATTACAGGGACTCAAAGCTGTAAGAGTAATGCACACTGACATCAAGCCAGACAACATTATGATGGTCAACATTGATGAAAGTCCATTCAGTGTAAAGCTCATTGATTTTGGAATGGCTTCTCCCATCTCTGCCGCCATGCCCGGGCTCAGACATCAGCCCATCGGCTACAG GGCCCCAGAGGTTTGTCTTGGCCTTCCTTACTCGGGGGCCATTGACATGTGGGGAGTGGGCTGCACGCTGGCATTCCTCTTCCTAAATGACAACCTCTTTCCTGTCCACTGTGAATACCTCATG aTGCAGAGCATGGTGGAGATGCTGGGAATGCCATCAAAGTACCAGCTCCACTTTGGCTTATACAGCAAGAGGTTCTTTTGTCATGAGGTGGATGAATTGGGCACAAGATGGAGGCTGCtg ACACCAGAAGAGTACACCTCTAGGAACAGAAGACAAGCTGAGGAGTGGCCCGAATATCGTCCACATTTGTCATCATTAGATGACCTGCTCTAT ATGTCTGAACTAGGGGACAATGAGACGGTAGAAGACAGGAAGGCCTTCATCGAGTTCCTGAAAGAACTGTTGAATCTGGATGGGGAAGAGAGAATCTCTCCCATTGATGCTCTTCAGCATCCCTACATTACAGGGTCATACCTGAGCCAGGAGCCAGACAACAGAGAACA TCAAACCGAGGCACAGGTCATTGAAGAACATTCACCTGAAGATTGGGATGCCGAGTACCCTCTTAATAATGAAAATGGCAACTGTGGACGCATTGTGGTACAATTACCTGAAGATTGGGATGCCGAGTACCCTCTCTTCAATGAACACAACAAATGTGGACTCATTGTGGCATATTAG